A window from Sebastes fasciatus isolate fSebFas1 chromosome 22, fSebFas1.pri, whole genome shotgun sequence encodes these proteins:
- the LOC141760843 gene encoding uncharacterized protein LOC141760843, producing the protein MASPLPCSPVLSPSPVLSPSPVLSPSPVLSPSPALPCSVCLMFSYSSASFRANGTCIRCSAFAALEARVSELEARFCTLALASSVVSQPLAGADRPSLASASRPPATPEQPGGWVTVRRTHSRKLKPTVNHQPLHVSNRYSSLSDTPAEKPTLVIGSSILRNVKLAKSAAIVNCIPGARAGDIESVLKLLAKDKRKYSKIVIHVGGNDTRLRRSEVTKVNVQSVCAYAKTMSDSVVFSGPLPNLTSDDMYSRMKSFHSWLSWWCPANDVGFIDNWNPFWGIPGLIRRDGIHPTLDGAALLSRNLTKIVGGTNP; encoded by the coding sequence atggcttctcctctcccctgctctcctgttctctctccctctcctgttctctctccttctcctgttctctctccttctcctgttctctctccttctcctgctctcccctgctctgtgtgtcttatgtttagttattcctctgcctcctttagagctaatggtacatgtattaGGTGTAGTGCATTCGCTGCATTGGAGGCGAGGGTTAGCGAGTTAGAAGCCCGGTTCTGCACTTTAGCTTTAGCTTCTTCTGTAGTTAGCCAGCCCCTAGCCGGTGCAGACCGGCCAAGCTTAGCTTCTGCTAGCCGTCCCCCGGCAACCCCCGAGCAGCCGGGAGGCTGGGTGACTGTCCGAAGGACGCATAGTCGTAAGCTGAAGCCCACGGTTAACCACCAACCACTTCACGTTTCTAACAGATATTCCTCACTCAGCgacacacccgctgagaaaccaactctggttatcggcagctccattttgcggaacgtgaagttagcgaagtcagctgccatagttaattgcatcccgggggccagagcgggcgacattgaatctgttttgaaactgctggctaaggataaacgtaaatacagtaagattgttattcacgtcggcggtaatgacacccggttacgtcgatcggaggtcactaaagttaatgtccaatcggtgtgtgcatacgcaaaaacaatgtcggactccgtagttttctctggtcccctccccaacttgaccagtgacgacatgtatagccgcatgaagtcattccacagctggctgtcgtggtggtgtccagcaaacgatgtgggcttcattgacaattggaaccctttctggggaattcctggtctgattaggagagacggcattcatcctactttggatggtgcggctctcttatccagaaatctgaccaagattgttggtggaacaaatccatga